Proteins encoded in a region of the Sceloporus undulatus isolate JIND9_A2432 ecotype Alabama chromosome 11, SceUnd_v1.1, whole genome shotgun sequence genome:
- the YWHAG gene encoding 14-3-3 protein gamma: MQVTELNEPLSNEERNLLSVAYKNVVGARRSSWRVISSIEQKTSADGNEKKIEMVRAYREKIEKELEAVCQDVLSLLDNYLIKNCSETQYESKVFYLKMKGDYYRYLAEVATGEKRATVVESSEKAYSEAHEISKEHMQPTHPIRLGLALNYSVFYYEIQNAPEQACHLAKTAFDDAIAELDTLNEDSYKDSTLIMQLLRDNLTLWTSDQQDDDGGEGNN; encoded by the coding sequence ATGCAGGTGACGGAGCTGAACGAGCCCCTCTCCAATGAAGAGCGGAACCTGCTGTCGGTCGCCTACAAGAACGTCGTTGGGGCCCGGCGCTCCTCTTGGCGCGTCATTAGCAGCATTGAGCAGAAGACCTCCGCCGACGGCAACGAGAAGAAGATTGAGATGGTGCGTGCTTACCGTGAGAAGATCGAGAAAGAGTTGGAAGCAGTGTGCCAGGATGTGCTCAGCCTCCTCGACAACTACCTGATCAAGAACTGCAGCGAGACCCAGTACGAGAGCAAGGTCTTCTACCTGAAGATGAAAGGGGACTACTACCGCTACCTGGCCGAGGTGGCCACCGGGGAGAAGAGAGCGACGGTGGTGGAGTCCTCCGAGAAGGCCTACAGCGAAGCTCACGAGATCAGCAAGGAACACATGCAGCCTACTCACCCCATCCGGCTCGGCCTGGCGCTCAACTACTCCGTTTTCTACTACGAGATCCAGAACGCCCCGGAGCAGGCGTGCCACCTGGCCAAGACGGCGTTCGACGACGCCATCGCCGAGCTGGACACCCTCAACGAGGACTCCTACAAGGACTCAACCCTCATCATGCAGCTCCTCCGCGACAACCTAACGCTCTGGACAAGCGACCAGCAAGATGACGACGGCGGCGAAGGCAACAACTAG
- the HSPB1 gene encoding heat shock protein beta-1 produces the protein MSERQVPFTFLRTPSWDPFRDWYRGSRLFDQSFGMPMIPEDWYKWPAGSSSWPGYVRPLLSASPEPVAVSPAVTVPPTVNPAFNRALSRQLSSGISEIRQTSDGWKVALDVNHFAPEELVVKTKDGVVEITGKHEERQDEHGFISRCFTRKYTLPPGIDPAAVRSSLSPDGTLTVEAPLPKPAIQSAEIKIPVKFEAHAQITPSDAKKPEEGAKK, from the exons ATGTCGGAACGGCAAGTGCCCTTCACCTTCCTCCGCACCCCCAGTTGGGACCCTTTCCGGGACTGGTACCGAGGCAGCCGCCTCTTCGACCAGTCCTTTGGGATGCCCATGATCCCCGAGGATTGGTACAAATGGCCGGCCGGGAGCAGCAGTTGGCCCGGTTACGTCCGACCTCTGCTCAGCGCGAGTCCCGAGCCGGTGGCGGTCAGTCCTGCCGTCACTGTCCCTCCAACGGTCAACCCGGCCTTCAACCGGGCCCTCAGCCGGCAACTCAGCAGCGGCATCTCCGAAATCCGGCAGACCTCCGACGGTTGGAAAGTGGCCTTGGACGTCAACCATTTTGCCCCCGAGGAGCTGGTGGTCAAGACCAAAGACGGCGTGGTGGAGATCACTG GCAAACATGAAGAAAGGCAAGACGAACATGGCTTCATTTCCAGGTGTTTCACCAGAAAATACAC GTTGCCCCCTGGCATCGACCCGGCCGCCGTCCGTTCGTCCCTTTCCCCAGACGGCACATTAACGGTGGAAGCCCCTTTGCCCAAACCGGCCATCCAGTCCGCCGAAATCAAGATCCCCGTCAAATTCGAGGCCCATGCCCAGATCACGCCATCCGACGCCAAGAAGCCGGAGGAAGGAGCCAAGAAGTAA